A portion of the Natronococcus sp. AD-5 genome contains these proteins:
- a CDS encoding Lrp/AsnC family transcriptional regulator translates to MTATDPPNWDFKDRDIAILCELAEDPQLSSRELTDVLESRYDIDVSHVTVSESIRRMRNEGVFREAIIPNEEYYIFALFEFKFNTENFADGWRAAMEHIREDKHTLFFFLSDGEYQWKTVMMFRDREQVSRWIHDCYTEHGDVIANIRNSAVHNVLKFRTDPRIYEDLREESENL, encoded by the coding sequence ATGACCGCTACCGATCCGCCGAACTGGGACTTCAAAGACCGCGACATCGCGATCCTCTGCGAACTCGCGGAGGATCCGCAGCTCTCGTCTCGAGAGCTGACGGACGTGCTCGAGTCGCGGTACGACATCGACGTCTCCCACGTCACCGTCAGCGAATCGATCCGCCGGATGCGCAACGAGGGCGTCTTCCGGGAGGCGATCATCCCCAACGAGGAGTACTACATCTTCGCGCTGTTCGAGTTCAAGTTCAACACCGAGAACTTCGCCGACGGCTGGCGCGCGGCGATGGAGCACATCCGCGAGGACAAGCACACGCTCTTCTTCTTCCTCTCGGACGGCGAGTACCAGTGGAAGACGGTCATGATGTTCCGGGACCGCGAACAGGTCTCCCGCTGGATTCACGACTGCTACACCGAGCACGGCGACGTCATCGCCAACATCCGAAACTCGGCGGTGCACAACGTACTCAAGTTCCGGACCGACCCGCGGATCTACGAGGATCTTCGCGAGGAGAGCGAGAACTTGTAG
- a CDS encoding alpha/beta fold hydrolase, with protein MVDHETWSERQTTATVTVDGRDLEVAYHEAGPDGDDPPVVFLHGIPTWSFLWRDVVPTIATERRTIAPDLLGYGNSAMTDDFDRSIRAQEVMLESLLAELDLETVSLVAHDIGGGVALRFAAHNPDAVGKLVLSNAVCYDSWPVEFVTNLGLPKTADLDRSALEGRLESAFVDGAYGAADPEFVDGMKAPWLTDEGHVSLVRNAVATNTNHTTELDYGAIDAETLLLWGEDDVMQPYSYAERLAEDLERAELAPLSDAYHWVPEDRSEAYRDRLREFLAGRNT; from the coding sequence ATGGTCGACCACGAGACGTGGAGCGAGCGACAGACGACGGCGACCGTGACCGTCGACGGCCGCGACCTCGAGGTCGCGTACCACGAGGCGGGACCCGACGGCGACGACCCGCCTGTCGTCTTCCTCCACGGCATTCCGACGTGGTCGTTCCTCTGGCGCGACGTCGTGCCGACGATCGCGACGGAGCGACGGACGATCGCCCCGGACCTGCTCGGCTACGGCAATTCCGCGATGACCGACGATTTCGACCGGTCGATCCGGGCGCAAGAGGTGATGCTCGAGTCGCTGCTCGCCGAACTCGACCTCGAGACGGTCTCGCTCGTCGCCCACGACATCGGCGGCGGCGTCGCCCTGCGATTCGCCGCGCACAACCCCGACGCCGTCGGGAAGCTCGTCCTCTCGAACGCGGTCTGTTACGACTCCTGGCCCGTCGAGTTCGTCACGAACCTGGGACTGCCGAAGACGGCCGACCTCGACCGGTCGGCGCTCGAGGGGCGGCTGGAGTCGGCGTTCGTCGACGGCGCCTACGGGGCGGCCGATCCCGAGTTCGTCGACGGGATGAAGGCGCCGTGGCTGACCGACGAGGGGCACGTGTCGCTGGTCCGTAACGCCGTCGCGACGAACACGAACCACACGACGGAACTCGACTACGGGGCGATCGACGCCGAGACGCTGCTGCTGTGGGGGGAAGACGACGTTATGCAGCCCTACTCCTACGCCGAACGGCTGGCCGAGGACCTCGAGCGAGCCGAACTCGCACCGCTGTCCGACGCCTACCACTGGGTTCCCGAAGACCGTTCCGAAGCCTACCGAGACCGACTTCGCGAGTTCCTCGCGGGACGGAATACGTAA
- a CDS encoding ATP-dependent helicase — protein sequence MDGNDGLELPVADDALPFDPDDTPIEDRDVFDLLEPAVQEWWLEEFGGFVPENDGFFTPPQEGAIPKIHEGTNTLICAPTGSGKTLASFTAIINELYRRDRASADGLENSVYCLYVSPLKSLANDIHRNLEVPLEGIESIVDDRAARSAAEGESGDRPRAGGEEMGEIRHAIRHGDTDSHERQKMLEETPHILNTTPETLAILLNSPKFREKLRTIEYVIVDEIHSLAGGKRGTHLSVSLERLEAMVDHEITRIGCSATIEPLSQVAEFLVGQREPGGAPRDYKIVDARFAREFDVELECPADDLIHASREVVQDRFYRMLHEHVQDHTNTLVFTNTRSGAERVLHNLRERFDAYDETNSGCHHGSLSKEVRQDVEGRLKDGDLEVVTSSTSLELGIDMPHVDLVVQVGSPKSVAALLQRVGRAGHRVGQTVTGRVIALDRDELLECAVMLKKADEGFVDSVSIPENAQDVAAQHVYGMAIAEIRPESEVRSILRRSYPYRNYSESEYESLVRYLTAEYAGLEDKNVYAKIWRDENDPPDGEYHYEEFPVGEPLIGKRGRLARVIYMTNIGTIPDSFTCDVRTRASDEWVGQLDEDYLDTLEKGDVFVLGGDHFEYRYRRGSKVYVDRTSARPTVPSWYSERLPLSYDLGCEILAFQRDLLEHYEAGGPSRVRAWLRGFPLDDDSVRAIARLFDHQIRYAGAESASTDERLAIEVERDREEYERRYYVHSNYGRKVNDGLSRLLAHRCAQEATANVKVAVADNGFVLSMPLNRKVDLEGIVDDLEAGRVRENLRAALSGTDLLQRYFRINATRSLMILKRYKGYEKSASEQQVSSEMLLGFAEDLEEFAVIEETYREILEDKLNVDEIEDIVAAIGSGELTVERQLLDSPTPRAFGLATLSASDVVLAEDESAALRAFHERVLEEIGEGALRGLASEE from the coding sequence ATGGACGGGAACGACGGTCTCGAGTTGCCGGTCGCAGACGACGCCCTTCCCTTCGACCCCGACGACACTCCCATCGAGGATCGCGACGTCTTCGACCTGCTCGAGCCGGCGGTCCAGGAGTGGTGGCTCGAGGAGTTCGGCGGGTTCGTTCCCGAGAACGACGGCTTCTTCACGCCGCCCCAGGAGGGCGCGATTCCGAAGATTCACGAGGGAACGAACACGCTGATCTGCGCGCCGACGGGGAGCGGGAAGACGCTCGCGTCGTTCACCGCGATCATCAACGAGCTCTACCGGCGGGATCGAGCGTCCGCGGACGGTCTGGAGAACTCCGTCTACTGCCTCTACGTCTCGCCGCTGAAGTCGCTCGCGAACGACATCCACCGCAACCTCGAGGTGCCCCTCGAGGGAATCGAGTCGATCGTCGACGATCGCGCGGCACGCAGCGCCGCGGAAGGTGAGAGCGGGGATCGCCCGCGAGCCGGCGGCGAGGAGATGGGCGAAATCCGCCACGCCATCCGCCACGGCGACACGGACTCCCACGAGCGCCAGAAGATGCTCGAGGAGACGCCCCACATTCTCAACACGACGCCCGAGACGCTGGCGATCCTCCTCAATTCGCCCAAGTTTCGCGAGAAGCTTCGCACCATCGAGTACGTCATCGTCGACGAGATCCACTCGCTGGCGGGCGGCAAACGAGGGACGCACCTCTCGGTGAGCCTCGAGCGCCTCGAGGCGATGGTCGACCACGAGATCACGCGGATCGGCTGTTCGGCGACGATCGAGCCGCTCTCGCAGGTTGCGGAGTTCCTGGTCGGGCAGCGGGAACCTGGCGGCGCGCCCCGAGACTACAAGATCGTCGACGCCCGCTTCGCCCGCGAGTTCGACGTCGAACTCGAGTGCCCCGCCGACGACCTGATACACGCGTCCCGGGAGGTCGTCCAGGACCGGTTCTACCGGATGCTCCACGAGCACGTTCAGGACCACACGAACACGCTCGTCTTCACGAACACGCGCTCGGGCGCCGAGCGCGTCCTGCACAACCTCCGCGAGCGGTTCGACGCCTACGACGAGACGAACTCGGGCTGTCACCACGGTAGCCTCTCGAAGGAGGTCCGCCAGGACGTCGAGGGGCGGCTGAAAGACGGCGATCTCGAGGTGGTCACGTCCTCGACTTCCCTGGAGTTGGGAATCGACATGCCCCACGTCGACCTCGTGGTTCAGGTGGGGTCGCCCAAGTCCGTCGCCGCGTTGCTCCAGCGAGTCGGCCGCGCCGGCCACCGCGTCGGACAGACGGTGACGGGGCGAGTGATCGCCCTGGACCGGGACGAACTGCTCGAGTGCGCCGTGATGCTCAAAAAGGCCGATGAGGGGTTCGTCGACTCGGTGTCGATTCCCGAGAACGCCCAGGACGTCGCCGCTCAGCACGTCTACGGGATGGCGATCGCCGAGATTCGACCCGAGTCCGAGGTGAGGTCGATCCTCCGCCGATCGTACCCGTACCGGAACTACTCGGAGTCGGAGTACGAGTCGCTCGTCCGGTACCTGACCGCCGAGTACGCCGGCCTCGAGGACAAGAACGTCTACGCGAAGATCTGGCGCGACGAGAACGATCCGCCCGACGGCGAGTACCACTACGAGGAGTTCCCCGTCGGCGAGCCCCTGATCGGCAAGCGCGGCCGCCTCGCCCGGGTGATCTACATGACCAACATCGGGACGATCCCGGACTCCTTTACCTGCGACGTCCGCACCCGCGCGAGCGACGAGTGGGTCGGCCAGTTAGACGAGGACTACCTCGACACTTTAGAGAAGGGTGACGTCTTCGTCCTCGGCGGCGATCACTTCGAGTACCGCTACCGCCGCGGCTCGAAGGTGTACGTCGACCGCACCAGCGCGCGGCCGACCGTCCCCTCGTGGTACTCGGAACGGCTCCCGCTCTCCTACGACCTCGGCTGCGAGATCCTCGCCTTCCAGCGCGACCTGCTCGAGCACTACGAGGCGGGCGGGCCGTCGCGAGTGCGCGCCTGGCTGCGGGGGTTTCCGCTGGACGACGACAGCGTGCGGGCGATCGCGCGGCTGTTCGACCACCAGATTCGGTACGCGGGCGCGGAGAGCGCGAGCACCGACGAACGGCTCGCCATCGAAGTCGAGCGCGACCGCGAGGAGTACGAGCGCCGCTACTACGTCCACTCGAACTACGGCCGAAAGGTCAACGACGGGCTCTCCCGGCTGCTGGCCCACCGCTGCGCGCAGGAGGCGACGGCCAACGTTAAGGTCGCCGTCGCGGACAACGGCTTCGTCCTCTCGATGCCGCTGAACCGGAAGGTCGACCTCGAGGGAATCGTCGACGACCTCGAGGCCGGCCGGGTGCGCGAGAACCTCCGCGCCGCCCTCTCGGGGACGGACCTGCTCCAGCGGTACTTCCGGATCAACGCGACCCGGTCGCTGATGATCCTCAAACGATACAAGGGCTACGAGAAGTCCGCCAGCGAGCAGCAGGTCTCGAGCGAGATGCTCCTCGGTTTCGCGGAGGACCTCGAGGAGTTCGCGGTGATCGAGGAGACGTACCGCGAGATCCTGGAGGACAAACTCAACGTCGACGAGATCGAGGACATCGTCGCGGCGATCGGCTCCGGCGAGTTGACGGTCGAGCGCCAGCTGCTCGACTCGCCGACGCCGCGAGCGTTCGGGCTGGCGACGCTGTCGGCGAGCGACGTCGTCCTCGCGGAGGACGAGAGCGCGGCCCTCCGGGCGTTCCACGAGCGCGTGCTCGAGGAGATCGGCGAGGGTGCGTTGCGGGGGCTCGCTTCCGAGGAATAG
- a CDS encoding zinc-dependent alcohol dehydrogenase family protein — MRAAVLEAYGEPLAIRSVDPPELAAHGVIVDVEACGICRSDWHAWQGHGEWADDRVPLGQILGHEPAGRVARVGDRVERLAVGDRVAIPFNLGEGSCPQCRNGHGNVCEDGYALGFEGSVPGAFAERVHVPHADFNAVSLPEGVSAVEAAALGCRYVTAFHALAHRADLEAGDRVAVHGCGGLGLAAVQIAAALGTNVAAVDVRDEPLSMATDLGADATVNASGEVDVPAEIATLTDGGAHVSVDALGRAETCRNSLDCLRTRGTHVQIGLTTDAERGEVSLPIDEMTRWDVTFVGSRGMPPSRYDELLRMIQSGRLEPGKLVTRRVGLEDVSDRLAAMSEYDTRGVEVVTEP, encoded by the coding sequence ATGCGCGCTGCAGTACTCGAAGCCTACGGCGAACCGCTCGCGATCCGCTCGGTCGATCCGCCCGAACTCGCCGCACACGGCGTTATCGTCGACGTCGAAGCCTGCGGGATCTGCCGGAGCGACTGGCACGCCTGGCAGGGCCACGGCGAGTGGGCCGACGACCGGGTCCCGCTCGGGCAGATCCTGGGCCACGAACCGGCGGGACGGGTCGCTCGAGTCGGCGACCGGGTGGAGCGACTCGCGGTCGGCGACCGCGTCGCGATCCCGTTCAACCTCGGCGAGGGGTCCTGTCCGCAGTGTCGAAACGGGCACGGCAACGTGTGCGAAGACGGCTACGCGCTGGGTTTCGAAGGGAGCGTCCCCGGAGCGTTCGCCGAGCGGGTTCACGTCCCGCACGCCGACTTCAACGCGGTCTCGCTCCCGGAAGGGGTCTCCGCGGTCGAGGCGGCGGCGCTCGGCTGTCGCTACGTCACGGCTTTCCACGCGTTAGCCCACCGGGCCGATCTCGAGGCCGGCGACCGGGTCGCCGTCCACGGCTGCGGCGGCCTCGGTCTCGCCGCCGTCCAGATCGCCGCCGCGCTCGGGACGAACGTCGCTGCGGTCGACGTCCGCGACGAACCGCTCTCGATGGCGACCGACCTGGGTGCCGACGCGACGGTGAACGCGAGCGGCGAGGTCGACGTTCCGGCCGAAATAGCGACCCTGACCGACGGCGGAGCGCACGTTTCCGTCGACGCGCTCGGCCGCGCGGAAACCTGTCGGAACAGTCTCGACTGTCTCCGAACGCGCGGGACCCACGTCCAGATCGGACTGACCACCGACGCCGAGCGCGGGGAGGTCTCGCTGCCGATCGACGAGATGACCCGCTGGGACGTCACCTTCGTCGGCTCGCGGGGGATGCCGCCCTCCCGGTACGACGAACTGCTCCGAATGATCCAGTCGGGTCGACTCGAGCCCGGAAAGCTGGTGACGCGACGGGTGGGTCTCGAGGACGTCTCGGATCGGCTCGCGGCGATGTCCGAGTACGACACGCGTGGCGTCGAGGTCGTGACGGAGCCGTGA
- a CDS encoding MBL fold metallo-hydrolase, translating to MRVTFLGTGSAMPTGERFQTGILVQDDGRTLLVDCGSGVLHRLQQSGVGYENVSTVLLTHHHLDHVADLLPLMKARWLAGEEHLEVVGPRGTKSLLDDLLSVHEYMQGKLDLRVREVVPGEFSVAGFDVSAYETRHSLPCLAYRFGDLFTFSGDSEAFAGLANFAEESAILAHDCSFPDDVDVSNHPTPETLGRELAGREIGRVYLTHLYPHTDGRYEEMLESIGAHYDGDVRFAEDLKTVSVE from the coding sequence ATGCGCGTCACCTTTCTCGGCACGGGCAGTGCGATGCCCACCGGCGAACGCTTCCAGACCGGTATCCTCGTCCAGGACGACGGCCGAACGCTGCTGGTCGACTGCGGCTCCGGCGTGCTCCACCGCCTGCAGCAGTCCGGCGTCGGCTACGAGAACGTCTCGACGGTCCTGCTGACGCACCACCACCTCGACCACGTCGCAGACTTGCTGCCGCTGATGAAAGCCCGCTGGCTCGCCGGCGAGGAGCACCTCGAGGTCGTCGGCCCTCGAGGGACCAAGTCGCTGCTCGACGACCTCCTCTCCGTTCACGAGTACATGCAGGGAAAACTCGATCTGCGAGTTCGCGAGGTCGTCCCCGGCGAGTTTTCGGTCGCGGGCTTCGACGTTTCGGCCTACGAGACGCGCCACTCGCTGCCGTGTCTGGCCTACCGCTTCGGCGATCTGTTCACCTTCAGCGGCGACAGCGAGGCGTTCGCCGGCCTGGCGAACTTCGCCGAGGAGTCCGCGATCCTGGCCCACGACTGCTCGTTCCCCGACGACGTCGACGTCTCGAACCACCCGACGCCCGAAACCCTCGGCCGCGAGCTGGCGGGACGGGAGATCGGCCGCGTCTACCTCACGCACCTGTATCCCCACACCGACGGTCGCTACGAGGAGATGCTCGAGTCGATCGGCGCCCACTACGACGGCGACGTCCGGTTCGCCGAGGATCTCAAGACTGTTTCGGTCGAGTGA
- a CDS encoding ester cyclase: MTTPINELVRRDPEEIWTDGSLETIDELFAESFVLHDPSSADEPRGRDDYREYVETYRAAFPDLEYTVETVIAEDDIAALRYTAHGTHEGELLGLEPTGERVSVSGMEMYRVEDGKIVEMWTSYDALGLFQELGVVPPLEDLGRAADAS; the protein is encoded by the coding sequence ATGACCACGCCAATCAACGAACTCGTCCGGCGCGATCCGGAGGAGATCTGGACCGACGGATCCCTCGAGACGATCGACGAACTCTTCGCGGAATCGTTCGTCCTGCACGATCCGTCCTCCGCCGACGAACCGCGAGGACGCGACGACTACAGGGAGTACGTGGAAACCTACCGAGCGGCGTTTCCCGATCTGGAGTACACGGTCGAAACCGTGATCGCCGAGGACGATATCGCGGCGCTACGATACACCGCTCACGGCACGCACGAGGGCGAGCTCCTGGGCCTGGAGCCGACCGGCGAGCGCGTTTCGGTGTCGGGAATGGAGATGTATCGCGTCGAGGACGGGAAGATCGTCGAGATGTGGACGAGCTACGACGCGCTCGGCCTGTTCCAGGAACTCGGGGTCGTTCCGCCGCTCGAGGATCTCGGTCGAGCGGCGGACGCGAGTTGA
- a CDS encoding efflux RND transporter permease subunit, protein MSLPDRVAGAIAANAKIVLLALLLTTALVGAGMPMIDDDSSLDQYESDSTEGEALEYARENFTTGDAENTTTVQLIVRGDDDEVLSKDSLISSLEFQQEIRNDESINATLAEDDPIVGVENVVATTAIREDQAAELEERGAELEQRSGDLEQRGEDLEQRGEELEQRSKELNETADELEAGLNETVGIEAEYAELNASYEAGDLSEEEYERRSTELDEQLEDVYEETTSDLTGEQAAQYAEAIDGVSAVQSERVELERAYEAGELSEEEYERRSAELDEQLEGVFLQGTRGVLEDEYAQLEEESEDLEEESEQLEAESEELEEDFERLEDDREDLENADMPPLDEQIDRLESMNESEYEETLTSVLDEDGGAGSDVALRLMPNSYDPGSTSAESRMLFVTQSTDNGEFQGPDSVDAETTETQLELQELAQSQDEEMLVFGSGVITDEIDRSMADSLAIVGPLALLFVVVALLIAYRDPLDIVLGVAGILAVLVWTFGFMGWTGIAFNQMFVAIPVLLIGLSIDYAIHVFMRHREQREGSGETGDVRGSMTVALAGVGVALVWVTATTVIGFLSNLVSPIGPIREFGIVSAVGILAALIVFGALIPAAKVAIDSRLEARGVDRRKRAFGTGGGRLGDALSVGAIAARRAPLVVLVAVLLVTAGGVYGATQVDTSFEQDDFLADDPPEWTQSLPEPFQPGEYSAKDDLEYVDENFQRQDSEAQLLVRGDVTDDETLERVAATEEDAADGDVAYVLASGEADVRSPLATMERVAAENESFNESFEAADTNGDGVPDRNVEQLYDELYEADAEAASDVVYRTDEGEYEAVRMVVSVEGNAASEDTTDEMRTLAADFEDDGPWSVVATGDPIVSHVVEQDLLDTVLESLLITLVACLLFLTIAYRLTGNSAILGAVTLLPVALAVSWILGTMYLIGMPFNVLTGMITSLTIGLGVAYSIHVSARYTLELERQGSVWDAMHTTVTGTGGALLGSAATTVGGFGVLAFAILPALKQFGIITALTIVYAFLASVIVLPTLLVLWTRYFGPDVAFESRPAQTPTASDGGLPDEGGEDR, encoded by the coding sequence GTGAGTCTCCCCGATCGCGTCGCCGGTGCGATCGCGGCGAACGCGAAGATCGTACTGCTCGCGCTGCTGTTGACGACCGCGCTGGTCGGTGCCGGAATGCCGATGATCGACGACGACTCGTCGCTCGATCAGTACGAGAGCGACTCGACGGAAGGAGAAGCCCTCGAGTACGCCCGGGAGAACTTCACGACCGGCGACGCCGAGAACACGACGACGGTTCAGTTGATCGTCAGGGGCGACGACGACGAGGTGCTCTCGAAGGACTCGCTCATCTCCTCGCTCGAGTTCCAGCAAGAGATTCGTAACGACGAGTCGATCAACGCCACGCTCGCCGAGGACGATCCGATCGTCGGCGTCGAGAACGTCGTGGCGACGACCGCGATCCGCGAGGACCAGGCCGCCGAGCTCGAGGAGCGAGGCGCCGAACTCGAGCAGCGCAGTGGGGACCTCGAACAGCGCGGCGAGGACCTCGAGCAGCGCGGCGAAGAACTCGAACAGCGAAGCAAGGAGCTCAACGAGACCGCAGACGAACTCGAGGCCGGGCTGAACGAGACCGTCGGAATCGAGGCGGAGTACGCCGAGCTAAACGCCTCGTACGAGGCCGGAGATCTCTCCGAGGAAGAGTACGAACGGCGCTCGACCGAACTCGACGAGCAACTCGAGGACGTCTACGAGGAGACGACGAGCGACCTCACCGGCGAGCAGGCGGCGCAGTACGCCGAGGCGATCGACGGCGTGAGTGCGGTTCAGTCGGAGCGCGTCGAACTCGAGCGGGCGTACGAGGCGGGCGAGCTCTCCGAGGAAGAGTACGAACGGCGCTCGGCCGAGCTCGACGAGCAGTTAGAGGGCGTCTTCCTGCAGGGTACCCGGGGCGTCCTCGAGGACGAGTACGCACAGCTCGAGGAAGAGAGCGAGGACCTGGAAGAAGAGAGCGAACAGCTCGAAGCCGAGAGCGAGGAACTCGAGGAGGACTTCGAACGACTCGAGGACGACCGGGAGGACCTCGAGAACGCGGACATGCCGCCGCTCGACGAACAGATCGACCGGCTCGAGTCGATGAACGAGTCGGAGTACGAGGAGACGCTCACGAGCGTCCTCGACGAAGACGGTGGCGCGGGCAGCGACGTAGCGCTTCGCCTGATGCCGAACTCCTACGACCCCGGTTCGACGAGCGCCGAGTCGCGAATGCTCTTCGTCACGCAATCGACCGACAACGGCGAGTTCCAGGGGCCGGACTCGGTCGACGCCGAGACCACGGAGACCCAGCTCGAGTTGCAGGAGCTCGCGCAGTCCCAGGACGAGGAGATGCTCGTCTTCGGCTCGGGCGTCATCACCGACGAGATCGACCGCTCGATGGCCGACAGTCTCGCGATCGTCGGTCCCCTCGCGCTCCTGTTCGTCGTCGTCGCGCTCCTGATCGCCTACCGCGACCCGCTCGACATCGTCCTCGGCGTCGCGGGTATCCTCGCCGTGCTCGTCTGGACGTTCGGCTTCATGGGCTGGACCGGGATCGCGTTCAACCAGATGTTCGTCGCCATTCCCGTCCTGTTGATCGGGCTCTCGATCGACTACGCGATTCACGTCTTCATGCGACACCGAGAACAGCGCGAGGGAAGCGGGGAGACGGGAGACGTCCGCGGCTCGATGACCGTCGCGCTCGCGGGCGTCGGCGTCGCGCTCGTCTGGGTGACCGCGACGACGGTGATCGGCTTCCTCTCGAACCTCGTCAGCCCGATCGGTCCGATCCGCGAGTTCGGGATCGTCAGCGCGGTCGGCATCCTCGCGGCGCTGATCGTCTTCGGCGCGCTGATCCCCGCCGCGAAGGTCGCGATCGACTCCCGGCTCGAGGCCCGCGGCGTCGACCGGCGCAAGCGGGCGTTCGGCACCGGCGGCGGCCGACTCGGCGACGCGCTCTCCGTCGGCGCGATCGCCGCTCGGAGGGCGCCGCTGGTCGTCCTCGTCGCCGTCCTGCTGGTGACCGCGGGCGGCGTCTACGGCGCGACGCAGGTCGACACCAGCTTCGAGCAGGACGACTTCCTCGCCGACGACCCGCCCGAGTGGACCCAGAGTCTTCCCGAACCGTTCCAGCCGGGCGAGTACAGCGCGAAGGACGACCTCGAGTACGTCGACGAGAACTTCCAGCGCCAGGACTCGGAGGCGCAGTTACTCGTCAGGGGTGACGTAACGGACGACGAGACGCTCGAGCGGGTCGCGGCGACCGAGGAAGACGCCGCCGACGGCGACGTGGCGTACGTGCTGGCGAGCGGCGAGGCGGACGTCCGCAGCCCGCTCGCGACGATGGAGCGCGTCGCGGCCGAGAACGAGTCGTTCAACGAGTCGTTCGAGGCGGCGGATACCAACGGGGACGGCGTCCCCGACCGGAACGTCGAGCAGCTGTACGACGAACTCTACGAGGCCGACGCGGAGGCTGCGAGCGACGTCGTCTACAGGACCGACGAGGGCGAGTACGAGGCCGTTCGAATGGTCGTCTCGGTCGAGGGGAACGCTGCGAGCGAGGACACGACCGACGAGATGCGGACGCTCGCCGCCGACTTCGAGGACGACGGGCCGTGGTCCGTCGTGGCGACCGGCGATCCGATCGTCAGCCACGTCGTCGAGCAGGACCTGCTCGATACGGTGCTCGAGAGCCTGCTGATCACGCTCGTGGCCTGTCTGCTGTTCCTGACGATCGCCTACCGGCTGACGGGCAACAGCGCGATCCTCGGCGCCGTAACCCTGCTTCCGGTCGCGCTCGCGGTCAGCTGGATCCTCGGGACGATGTACCTGATCGGGATGCCGTTCAACGTCCTGACCGGAATGATCACGAGCCTGACGATCGGGCTCGGCGTCGCCTACAGCATCCACGTGAGCGCCCGCTACACGCTCGAGCTCGAGCGCCAGGGCTCGGTCTGGGACGCGATGCACACGACGGTGACCGGCACGGGCGGCGCCTTGCTCGGCAGCGCGGCGACCACCGTCGGCGGCTTCGGCGTGCTCGCGTTCGCCATCCTCCCCGCGCTCAAACAGTTCGGGATCATCACCGCGCTGACGATCGTCTACGCGTTCCTGGCGAGCGTGATCGTCCTGCCGACGCTGCTCGTCCTCTGGACGCGCTACTTCGGCCCCGACGTCGCGTTCGAGTCGCGGCCGGCGCAAACCCCGACCGCGAGCGACGGCGGACTACCCGACGAGGGGGGTGAGGATCGATGA
- a CDS encoding TrmB family transcriptional regulator, with the protein MTPNESEALEAFERLGLTNYEAKVFIGLHRIGSGTARDVARVVDVPRSQVYSVAESLEERGLLEVQQSSPIRYRPVRIEEARNTLEERFERERDRAFDYVSAVKQEPNGEETQEDIWTVRGRDRVGDRVADILSAADRRLLFATRLPELLTPQIERTLEERAAAGVSVVAISSSAAVRDRLDALDGVTVDAPPSHRESEQRSGRIAIVDDDSLLLSVVDDDGSETAIWSADSLFASVLIQIIEANEETFEKMN; encoded by the coding sequence ATGACTCCCAACGAGTCCGAGGCCCTCGAGGCGTTCGAGCGGCTGGGACTCACCAACTACGAGGCGAAGGTGTTCATCGGCCTGCACCGCATCGGTTCGGGGACCGCCCGGGACGTCGCCCGCGTGGTGGACGTCCCCCGGTCGCAGGTGTACAGCGTCGCCGAAAGCTTAGAGGAGCGCGGTCTGCTCGAGGTCCAGCAGTCCAGCCCCATCCGCTACCGGCCGGTACGCATCGAGGAGGCCCGGAACACGCTCGAGGAGCGGTTCGAGCGCGAGCGGGATCGGGCGTTCGACTACGTCTCGGCGGTCAAGCAGGAGCCGAACGGCGAGGAAACCCAGGAGGACATCTGGACGGTTCGCGGGCGCGACCGCGTCGGCGACCGCGTCGCCGACATTCTCTCCGCGGCCGACCGGCGGCTGCTGTTCGCAACGCGGCTTCCGGAACTCCTCACCCCCCAGATCGAACGGACCCTCGAGGAGCGCGCCGCCGCCGGCGTCAGCGTCGTCGCCATCAGTAGCAGCGCGGCGGTTCGCGACCGCCTCGACGCGCTCGACGGCGTGACGGTCGACGCGCCGCCGTCACACCGCGAGAGCGAGCAGCGATCGGGTCGGATCGCCATCGTCGACGACGACAGCCTGCTGTTGAGCGTCGTCGACGACGACGGGAGCGAGACCGCGATCTGGAGCGCGGATTCGCTGTTCGCCTCCGTGTTGATCCAGATCATTGAGGCGAACGAGGAGACGTTCGAGAAGATGAACTGA